In the genome of Zootoca vivipara chromosome 6, rZooViv1.1, whole genome shotgun sequence, the window GTCGCTCACAAACTCGGCCAGCACCTCCTCTGTCGAAGACAGGAGCTGCACTTTCAAGTTGTAGAGGCAGCCAGCGTCACACCGGGCTGCATACCTGCAGGATGAGACCACACAACACCCATGACTGTGGAAGTTAAGCATGAGCCAGTCGTGTGAAGCTGTGGCAGCAGAAGAGCCAAATGCAGCTTGAGGCTGTCTATGATGCACAGGGCAATAGATAATAGGACATAATAGAGATTTCAATCTCTAacggtggtatttgactccttctaagttagcaaaaatgtataagacaagttcaaatatctgctggaaatgtaaagaaaaagaggtaACTTTTAtcgtatgtggtggacttgtaaggtaataaaagccttctgggagatgatatataatgaaatgaaaaaaaagacttaaaataacttttgttaagaaaccagaagctttcttattagaaATTACAGGTACAGACATAcccaaggagcagaaaagactctttatgtatggaacaacagccgcctggatgttattagcccagagttggaaagaagacaaattccctaccagagaagaatggcaaacaaaGCTGATGGAATCCACTaagatggcaaagctgactggaaaacccagaaaccaagagaaaaaaggaatgggaaaaatttataatttatttaagagaccacctcaagcaaatgaaaacattcacttgtaatgtaacaatatGGATTGATAAAAAATATAGATTATGGAAtaataagataaaggtaaagggacccctgacctgaccattaggtccagtcgtgaccgactctggggttgcacgctcatctcgcattattggccgagggagccggcgtacagcttccaggtcatgtggccagcatgacaaagacacttctggcgaaccagagcagaacacagaaatgccatttaccttcccgctggagcggttcctatttatctccttgcactttgacgtgctttcgaactgctaggttggcaggagctgggaccgagcaacgggagctcaccccgtcacagggattcgaaccgccgaccttctgatcagcaagccctaggctcagtggtttaaccacagcgccacctgggtccctctatggaataatatgcagttgtaaatgttgacatttggacccatggaggggatggggggaagtctcgAGATCCTCTCCTAGTATCGACAACATTCACACAGGCATAGCACCAGTCAATGAGCAGCGGTGGAGGCAGGGTTCAATTctacattggccatgcttgccaaTTTCCCTGCTGGATTCCAACAGGTTCCACAGTCTCTTCACACACTCTTACCAGTCTTTCACCACAATTTTAGGCTGGGTGGTGTCCAGAAGTTCCTCCCAGTATCCTTCGGCACGGAGATCAATGACTTGTGACTTACAGCACCACCTGTGACATTTAAAAAAGATTAACATGCAAGCAcgaatgtataatattgcataccctccaacatgccacTGATGAAAATAGAAACGTcgtatagaagaagaagaagaagaagaagaagaagaagaagaagaagaagaagaagaagaagaatcttacTATTTactccccacccacctggctgggttgctactctgggcggcttccaacatatataaaacactagctagcccagccacgcgttgctgtggctcatccgtttgattccccccaccctgtcccgattcatgacgtatcccgcccctcctgcccccacccccggttcatccctgtgactggtcccaccatgtcctcccccccccacccaggtgagtcagtacttccattcggcctagtatgtaaatgggagctgaggtgttgtggagagggaaggttttataggtgcagtaccagtgtaaccaccgctagagggcgatggtttgcaacctggttcttttcccagcatgcattttcgtctgagtgatgtgttttgaaacatggggtttggggtttttactTGGCaaaggtgtgacatctgtctttgaaaatggtactgGGTCACTCTCATATCTGCATgcagcattgtgtcaaaatttgaacacaagcggtcaagcggttttggtgaaaagtggatactaacggacatttacatttttacataTATAGATAGTAAAACATCCTCCCTCTCAGGCCACTCGCTGCTAGTAGCATTCTCTGTGCAATTCGTCTTCCTCGTTTTACagcaactgcataccctccagcatttctctgaatgaaatagggacatcctattccataacaataattttactatcaataccccacccatctgaatgggttgccccagccactctgggaggcttccaacttatataaaaacataataaaacataaacattttaaaaacttccctatacagggaagcCTTCAGATGACATGattcgggggtcagataactccctaccctccaacatttctccgatgaaaatagggacattctaaggaaaagcaggacattctgggatcaaagcagaaaccgggatggcttctgtaaatctggggctgttcctggaaaatagggacacttggagggtatgtaactgcccaggggcgtacccaggatcaaaattaggggggcaaggggcggggcaaggggtgggaggggaggggccacagtgtggatgtgggcggggctacatggCTTGTgcctcccagctcttccgaggaggcggccctaggctcccgctcccagcgcgaagctccagaggcgcgcgggaaatgcgagcctgtggctgcctcctccgcacctcccagctcttccgaggaggcagccccaggtcccgctcccggcgcgaagctccagagatGCGCGGGGAATGCAAGCCTGTGGCTGACTCGTCCACTTACGCTCCccactccccgcgcgcctctggagcttcgtgccagGAGCAGGGGCCTGGGGCTGCCAAGCTGCGCCCCtgagccttttgcttctggggggggcaattgccccctcctgtccccccctgcctacgcccatgtaacTGCCTCAAACTATTTGCACTCAATCAAATGGTGAATATGGGCTTGAATACAGCCCATAATATGGGGAGTAGTTCATCCTTCCCTCTATTTCTGATGCTCAGGTTACCGGCGCCATTACTAGTTTAGCCAAAAACGGTACCACCTATAAGATATTTTTTATGTATGTTATTTAGAGGATTCTCTTGGATTAAGCAGTTTGTCCATCTTTTAATGCTCTccctatacataaaaatgtaaggctgtcatcacacagCTCCCATTGGAGGATCTGTGCTGTTGTGTCACCCAAAGGTCATAAGTGCCGATTCATATGAagcccaaacagcagcagcacccgcccaCAAGCATGATGTTACAGAACCACAAAAAGGTATTTGGATGGAGGAGTGTCCAAGGGGACGTGCTGATAACAGCCcgatgagaactgagcatgctcagaagccagaggggggggcagagggatcaaATGGAGTGACTGGAACCCTGAGTTGCAGCACTTTGCGCTACAATATACTTAGGTTGCATGCACATTACAAGTggatgaggaaacccagccagatgggcacggtataaataatatattattactagtccagtccaaggcgactatggggttgcggcgctcatcttgctttcaggctgagggagccggcgtttgtccacagacagctttctgggtcatgcggccagctggactaaaccgcttctggggcaacgggacaccgtgatggaagccagagcgaacagaaacactgtttaccttcctgccagagcggtacctatttatctacttactggcgtgcttttgaactgctaggttggcaggagctgggacagagcaaggggagctcactctgtcacagggattcaaacagccaaccttccaatcggcaagcccaagaggctcagtggtttagaccacagcaccaccagtggCATACTGCAGATGGATAAGAAAACCCAAGAAGAGTCGCAGAGGTCTCTAGAGTCATACATCCTGACCCCAGAGGCCACCAAGCAGCCCATAAGCAGGGGGTGACTAACATTAACCCTCTCCATTGTTGCTCCCATTCAGAGGTATAAAAAGAACTCCAAATTTCAGACGTTCCACAGAGGCATCTTGGCTCAAACCAGGCTACCTTACAGGGCTTTTCACTTACTCAAAAGACGAGACGAAGTATTTATGGACATCCTCGCTGGGGAATTCTTGCCCAAAATTTCCAGGCAGGTCCTCAATTGCCCAGCCATCACCTCCGTTTTCCACATCCTCCCAGTGTTCAAGGCCCTCTGTGGGATAAGACAACagcaacattaaaaatatatatttatacttttcaagtttatacatttcacaagTTGTATTTTGTGaatcattaattttacaatcattttgacatttcaaaacttgacttccttctccctctttctgcggttccttaaatacACATGCATGTACACAGAATACTGTTCTTCCTGGAGGGAAATCTGTCAATTTGGTGTTTCCTCCATTTCTCGTATTCACAGTCTTGTCGTTCATTTCTCCAAAGCTACACATCACTTTGCaaataaggaaaagaaaactAGCCCTCCTGAAAACTCAATGGCATGTTAGTGCGAGTTTTTGCCTAACACACCCATTTTTGTACGCGATTGTGCCTaatcagatattgttggactacaactcccatcatccctgaccatgctgccCGGGGCTGATTTTGTTTATCTATTTTAACAAAAACGATATAGCGCTTGATTTCGGGCGGTTTACAAGAAtacaaaataaagcattaaaatgatcagttttaaagttttaaagcTGCTTTAAATATAATAATCCAAAGGCGGTAAGAATCCATAGGAGCTAAgcgataaaacacacacaacttctACATGTCTGAACGGGCTTggctaaagaaaaaaaatgctttcagcaGGTACCAAAGAGAGTACAGCAAACATTCCTGCCTGATTTCAAAAGGCAGGGGGTTCCAAAgggtagatgctgccacactatAGGATCGATTGCTTACCAGTGCAGAACGGGTATTCTGTGGCACTTGCAagagtgccagttccacagatggAAACGGGTATATATTCAGTAAGGTAATCTTGCAAGTAAACTGATCCCAAGCTGACTGTTGAGAGCTTTCTATACCAGTAGCAACTTCTTGAACGTGACCTGGTAACAAATTGGAAACCAGGGCACAGCTCTGATCGGAGGTGGTTTTTATGCTGACAGGGCCTCACTCTTGCCAGTAGCCCTGCCACAGCACTGACTGCAGGATTAAGTGCAAGGCAAGCCCCACCAAGAGCACCTTGCAGTAATCTAGCCTTGACGTCACCAATTCCTGTAATATTCGgagtaatatctggagggctggaatGGCAAGCTAAGCTGAcggactacgccgaaatggcaaagctgactgggaagctcaggaaccaagaggacaaaaactttttaaaagaatggggaaaatttataacgtATTTTAAGAAACGACTGCAAGTGGAAAGCAGTCAAGGGGCGGCGGAGCCATAGGTTTGTCATAAGATGTGTGTTAATATCTGGATTTGGCTGACCCTGCCCGGAAAGACTGCAAATCCGCAACTGGAGGAATTAACGAGCAGAAGCCTGGACATGACTTATTGGGTCTTTAAGATGGCGTCTGTCCGTGATAAACGGTTGGTGGGGCTTGGAAAACATTCCAGTCTGGAAAAAGAATGCAAGGACTCATGGGGAAGCTGGACAGAAAAATCCTCACAGAAACATAGGCTCTGTGGTAAATCTCgcttgaaaacatttcagaggCTGTGATAAGAGGAAGAGAACAATATTATTAGAActgttgaaaaaaaaatctggactaTGTTGGATTAAAATGACTGGGAAGAACTTGGAACtttgattagaatggcagcaattatTGATATTCAGAACCTTAGAATTTGAAGCAGGGGGAAGCAAAAATTTTATAaattggcataatatttggtttaatagatatatatttgtataatttggaataattggtttgatatgattgatttgtaagtgaaaatttaataaaaatggatttattttttttaaaaaagagatgacTGCAAGTAGATGAAAACAGTCGCAGGATTTTAATTTCACTTGTAATataacaaatactatggataatatggattaatacaaaatataatatagattatggaataatatgcagttgtaaatgtcgACATTAGGactcatggaggggatgggggagtcTTGTTATAaattgttataaatttatatttgtaaaatcaaataaaaatgattgtttttttaaaaggaatatccAGAGGACGACAAATTAGCCACACAGACtcacaatgtattatttttattctcatcctgaagattTACcagctccgccccccccccccccccggcatgccTTGAACGGTTCagacagaaattcagcaggtgcaggCTTTTCTAGCCTAAAAGCACAGTGATGGGCAAAAAGTTTCACCTGCCAGATTGCAAGCATCCTGGCATGCGGGTGCCATAAaccacacacgggggggggggcagagatggcCACCCTACTGCCAACTCCTTTATTGTTTTTTCCAGAATGTTCTCTAGCCACTTGCCTTCTCCATCAGGGTTCTTGATTAAATTCCGCTTCCTCTTATTCAGGAAGTAGAGCGTCTGCCAGCTGTCAGCACTTTCTTCTTCCGCGTCTTCCCCAGCAAAACCCTCCTGTTGGCATTTGAGCAGCCAGAGGGCAGCTCCGTCAATCAGGTTTTTCCACTGGGAGCAGACCAGGCGACACACCAAGACCAGTTCAACCGCAGGGAGGGAACTAAAGATCCGGACCAGAAGAGGC includes:
- the FBXO2 gene encoding F-box only protein 2 yields the protein METLPEPLLVRIFSSLPAVELVLVCRLVCSQWKNLIDGAALWLLKCQQEGFAGEDAEEESADSWQTLYFLNKRKRNLIKNPDGEEGLEHWEDVENGGDGWAIEDLPGNFGQEFPSEDVHKYFVSSFEWCCKSQVIDLRAEGYWEELLDTTQPKIVVKDWYAARCDAGCLYNLKVQLLSSTEEVLAEFVSDTIAVPQGNEGEWTEITHTFTDYGPGVCFVRFEHGGQDTVYWKGWYGARVTHSSVTVEP